The Verrucomicrobiia bacterium genome has a segment encoding these proteins:
- a CDS encoding tetratricopeptide repeat protein yields the protein MPARAELVSIPVLMSRNGNTRWAIVCCAILAGLVLAAFGPVAGNGFINYDDPDYVVRNERVLSGLTWDNTVWAFQTFHAGNWHPITWLSHMVDCQFFGLNARAHHLTSLLFHLANSLILFFLMLRLTATLWRSAFVAALFALHPLHVESVAWISERKDVLSAFFGLLSIWFYASYARRTSDAPRSTLHALLPFLLSLVLFALGLMSKAMLVTLPFLLLLLDFWPLQRTRLPIVHEELSLANEVSSKSSCPVAFSRLVLEKLPFLTLAAISGVITFCAQKRQGAVVPVTLLSLGSRFEHALVSYGIYLMKTFWPVRLAVYYPLPDQEPLGAVALAGAGLTLISLSAVLLWRTRPYLAVGWLWFVGMLAPVSGLVQTGLQAQADRYSYLPSIGLFIVVAWGLADIARASRIRQISFASGSAAILVLCGILTNAQTRLWKDSETLFRHTIDITPENPVARVNLGSALIEEGKFAEAKQQFAEAVRLKPGYAEAQSNLGFALAMQGKSGDAVAQYRLALGINARLVRTRSLLGSALLAQGKRAEAVAEYRTALREDPDWPAALNDLAWVLATSPEKSPDNGAEAVRLAEKACTLTKFHEPLFIGTLAAAYARANRFKEAIMTAERAKTLAAKLGEKAIVERNEHLLELYHAGKPYTE from the coding sequence TTGCCGGCGAGAGCCGAATTGGTCAGCATCCCAGTCCTGATGTCCCGGAACGGCAATACTCGCTGGGCAATCGTCTGTTGCGCAATACTGGCGGGCCTGGTGCTAGCCGCATTTGGGCCGGTCGCAGGCAACGGGTTTATTAATTACGACGACCCGGACTACGTCGTGCGCAATGAGCGGGTGCTGTCGGGACTAACGTGGGACAACACGGTTTGGGCCTTTCAAACCTTTCATGCCGGCAATTGGCATCCCATCACGTGGCTCTCGCATATGGTGGATTGCCAGTTCTTTGGCCTGAACGCCCGCGCTCACCACCTGACCAGCCTCCTTTTTCACCTGGCCAACAGCCTGATTTTGTTCTTCCTCATGCTGCGTCTGACGGCCACCCTCTGGCGCAGCGCGTTTGTGGCCGCGTTGTTTGCTCTGCATCCATTGCACGTCGAATCGGTCGCCTGGATTTCCGAGCGCAAGGACGTGTTGAGCGCATTCTTCGGGCTCCTCTCCATCTGGTTTTATGCCAGTTACGCGAGACGCACCTCCGACGCTCCACGCTCCACGCTGCATGCTTTACTGCCCTTTCTCCTCTCTCTCGTCCTGTTCGCCCTCGGCCTGATGAGCAAAGCGATGCTCGTGACGTTGCCATTCTTGCTCCTTCTGCTGGACTTCTGGCCTCTTCAACGAACCCGGTTGCCAATTGTGCACGAAGAATTATCACTCGCGAACGAGGTCTCATCCAAGAGTTCCTGCCCGGTCGCCTTTAGCCGGCTGGTTCTTGAAAAACTTCCATTCCTCACGCTGGCCGCAATCTCTGGCGTAATCACCTTTTGCGCGCAGAAGCGCCAAGGCGCTGTGGTGCCGGTCACGCTTCTCTCGCTGGGTTCGCGCTTCGAGCACGCATTGGTTTCTTACGGTATTTACCTGATGAAGACATTTTGGCCGGTTCGCCTGGCTGTCTATTATCCATTGCCTGACCAGGAGCCACTAGGCGCGGTAGCTTTGGCAGGCGCGGGGCTGACGCTAATCTCGCTGAGTGCGGTGCTTTTGTGGCGCACCCGGCCATACCTGGCGGTTGGATGGCTCTGGTTCGTGGGCATGCTGGCGCCTGTGAGCGGGCTGGTCCAAACGGGCCTGCAGGCCCAAGCGGACCGATACAGTTATCTCCCATCGATTGGCTTGTTCATTGTGGTGGCCTGGGGCTTGGCCGACATTGCACGGGCTTCTCGAATTCGCCAAATCAGCTTTGCCTCGGGTTCTGCGGCAATCCTCGTCCTTTGCGGGATTCTGACCAATGCCCAAACGCGCTTGTGGAAGGACAGCGAAACCCTTTTCCGCCACACGATTGATATTACCCCTGAGAATCCCGTCGCCAGGGTGAATCTCGGTTCTGCGCTCATCGAGGAGGGCAAATTTGCAGAGGCAAAGCAGCAATTCGCGGAAGCCGTCAGGCTCAAGCCCGGATATGCCGAGGCGCAAAGCAACCTCGGGTTTGCCCTGGCCATGCAGGGCAAAAGCGGAGATGCGGTTGCCCAGTATAGGCTCGCATTAGGCATTAACGCCCGCCTGGTGCGCACTCGTTCTTTGCTCGGCAGCGCGCTTCTGGCCCAAGGAAAACGCGCCGAAGCCGTCGCCGAGTACAGAACCGCTCTGAGAGAGGACCCCGACTGGCCGGCCGCCTTGAATGATCTTGCCTGGGTTCTTGCCACCAGTCCTGAAAAATCCCCCGACAACGGCGCGGAGGCCGTGCGCCTTGCGGAGAAGGCCTGCACCCTCACTAAGTTCCATGAACCGCTGTTCATCGGCACTTTGGCTGCCGCCTACGCGCGGGCCAACCGCTTCAAGGAAGCAATCATGACGGCTGAAAGAGCAAAGACCCTCGCGGCCAAACTCGGAGAGAAAGCGATTGTCGAGCGCAATGAACACCTGCTGGAACTTTACCATGCCGGAAAGCCTTACACGGAGTAG
- a CDS encoding HEAT repeat domain-containing protein — protein sequence MKRPLYIGLGLLGTIILGGLLASVPHSSRPTYQGKTVTEWALLAYSGDGRAALELKALGSNVVPELVQMLDAKDPVIEKEMWDLQPKIPHPFRSMAHVKAPQAAAMRGAGARSLGILGPAAGAAVAALGKALCGNDHQLRWDASAALGRIGKKSVPVLTEALKGQDPDVRRASVYALAEIGTQAEASLPTLAKLLNDPDANVRAAAAYSMHQITGPHILAN from the coding sequence GTGAAAAGGCCCCTGTATATCGGTCTAGGTCTCCTGGGAACCATAATCCTGGGTGGCCTTTTGGCGTCTGTCCCCCATTCCAGCCGCCCAACTTACCAGGGCAAGACCGTAACCGAATGGGCATTACTTGCCTACAGCGGTGATGGAAGGGCAGCTCTCGAATTGAAGGCGCTCGGATCAAATGTTGTCCCCGAGTTGGTCCAGATGCTGGATGCGAAAGACCCGGTGATTGAAAAAGAGATGTGGGATTTGCAGCCAAAAATACCGCACCCATTTCGGTCCATGGCGCATGTCAAGGCGCCTCAGGCAGCGGCAATGCGCGGGGCAGGGGCGCGGTCGTTGGGCATCCTGGGCCCCGCTGCTGGCGCGGCGGTCGCTGCCCTCGGTAAAGCGCTCTGCGGCAATGATCACCAACTCCGGTGGGACGCCTCGGCGGCGCTGGGAAGGATTGGCAAGAAATCCGTGCCGGTCTTGACGGAGGCGCTAAAGGGTCAGGACCCGGATGTGCGGCGGGCGTCTGTCTATGCGCTCGCCGAGATAGGGACACAAGCTGAGGCCTCGCTGCCCACGCTGGCCAAATTGCTCAACGATCCGGACGCGAACGTGCGAGCCGCAGCGGCCTACAGTATGCACCAGATAACCGGGCCGCACATCCTGGCCAATTGA
- a CDS encoding shikimate kinase — MNSTRPIHNLALIGFMGTGKSSVGRLVASHLHFTYLDTDQVIEAWAGKSVANIFQQDGEPAFRDWERRIVQDVAKRTKTVISTGGGLPATPSNLTSLKSHSLVVCLWASAEAIFERVRDHDHRPLLHGADPLEKIRSLLAEREPYYRQADVLVNTELRTVREVATQVIHQFHMAQAAYR, encoded by the coding sequence GTGAACAGCACCCGGCCAATCCACAATCTCGCGTTGATTGGCTTCATGGGGACCGGCAAATCTTCTGTGGGCCGGCTGGTTGCCTCTCACTTGCATTTCACATACCTTGACACCGATCAGGTCATTGAGGCCTGGGCCGGCAAGTCTGTGGCCAATATTTTCCAACAAGATGGTGAACCTGCCTTTCGCGACTGGGAGCGGCGCATCGTCCAGGACGTGGCAAAGCGCACCAAAACGGTCATCTCGACCGGAGGCGGTCTGCCGGCAACCCCGAGCAATCTGACGAGCCTCAAGAGTCATTCGCTGGTCGTCTGTTTGTGGGCCTCAGCCGAAGCCATCTTCGAGCGCGTCCGCGACCACGATCACCGGCCCCTGTTGCATGGAGCGGACCCGCTTGAAAAAATTCGCAGCCTGCTGGCCGAGCGTGAGCCATATTATCGTCAGGCCGATGTGCTCGTGAATACCGAGTTGCGCACCGTGCGGGAAGTGGCGACACAGGTCATACACCAGTTTCACATGGCGCAGGCGGCCTATCGATGA
- the thiD gene encoding bifunctional hydroxymethylpyrimidine kinase/phosphomethylpyrimidine kinase, with translation MPSSRNMRAALTIAGSDSGGGAGIQADLKTFAALGVHGTCAITCLTAQSPRGILGIQPCSTVILQQQLKAVINDLHPAAAKTGMLYSAAIVRIIAEFLARHPIPLVVDPVMISTSGRPLIRPSAVRALCDELLPLAALVTPNLHEAEVLVGERLRSPEDLRTAARQLHSRFGCAVLVKGGHLRRGRDAMDIFYDGRQELLLSAPLVRGVLTHGTGCTYSAAVTAYLARGLGMVQAVTKAKGFITKAIAKSRRVAGHWVLHWEGF, from the coding sequence ATGCCCTCTTCCCGAAATATGCGCGCAGCCCTGACCATCGCCGGGTCCGATAGCGGCGGCGGCGCCGGAATCCAGGCGGATTTGAAAACGTTTGCCGCCCTGGGCGTGCATGGAACTTGCGCCATTACCTGCCTCACCGCCCAATCGCCTCGTGGCATCCTGGGCATCCAGCCTTGCAGCACGGTCATCCTTCAGCAACAACTCAAGGCAGTCATCAATGACTTGCACCCGGCCGCTGCCAAAACCGGAATGCTCTACTCAGCCGCCATTGTTCGAATAATAGCCGAATTTCTGGCGCGGCATCCCATCCCGCTGGTGGTCGATCCGGTTATGATTTCGACCAGCGGCAGACCCTTGATCAGGCCCAGCGCGGTCCGCGCCCTTTGCGACGAGTTGCTGCCCTTGGCGGCGTTGGTCACGCCCAACCTGCACGAAGCGGAAGTCCTCGTGGGAGAACGGCTGCGTTCGCCTGAAGACCTGCGCACCGCGGCCAGGCAACTGCATTCCCGCTTTGGCTGCGCGGTTCTTGTCAAAGGCGGCCATTTGCGTCGAGGCCGGGACGCCATGGACATCTTTTACGACGGTCGCCAGGAACTGCTTCTCAGCGCCCCGTTGGTGCGGGGTGTGCTCACGCACGGCACCGGGTGCACCTACTCGGCAGCGGTGACGGCCTATTTGGCACGTGGCCTGGGGATGGTGCAAGCCGTTACCAAGGCCAAAGGGTTTATTACTAAAGCTATCGCGAAAAGCAGGAGAGTGGCAGGGCATTGGGTGCTCCATTGGGAGGGCTTCTGA